In Magnetococcales bacterium, a single window of DNA contains:
- a CDS encoding carbonic anhydrase, protein MAALSVSAMLPRRSQALSDNPNKTTLDQAMRYLREGNRRFAKRTMDRPNQTLARQSDVFIDGQHPFATIISCSDSRVPVELIFDRGIGDLFVIRIAGNVADTDEIATCEYGVGHLGTPLIVVLGHTKCGAVTAVVKKDHVGGKIPQLVDNIVPAVERSRAKNLRGGTDALILDAIKENVRQAITDIFNGSEELTHLAHQGKMAAVGGVYNLETGEVEWL, encoded by the coding sequence ATGGCCGCGCTCTCGGTGTCGGCCATGCTGCCGCGCCGCTCCCAGGCCTTGAGTGACAATCCCAACAAAACAACGCTCGATCAGGCCATGCGCTATTTGCGCGAGGGAAACCGACGGTTTGCCAAACGGACCATGGACCGCCCCAACCAGACCCTTGCCCGCCAATCGGATGTGTTCATCGATGGCCAGCACCCCTTTGCCACCATCATCTCCTGCTCCGATTCGCGAGTGCCGGTCGAATTGATCTTTGATCGGGGTATCGGGGATCTCTTTGTGATTCGGATCGCCGGCAACGTGGCCGATACGGATGAAATCGCCACCTGCGAATATGGCGTCGGCCATCTCGGTACCCCGTTGATCGTCGTCCTGGGGCACACCAAATGCGGTGCCGTGACCGCCGTGGTCAAAAAAGATCATGTCGGCGGCAAAATTCCCCAACTCGTAGACAACATCGTTCCCGCCGTCGAACGCTCCCGCGCCAAAAATCTGCGCGGCGGCACCGATGCCTTGATCCTCGATGCCATCAAGGAAAATGTCCGCCAAGCCATCACCGATATTTTCAATGGCAGCGAAGAACTCACCCATTTGGCCCATCAGGGCAAAATGGCCGCCGTGGGCGGTGTCTACAATCTGGAGACTGGCGAGGTCGAATGGCTGTAA
- a CDS encoding DUF1640 domain-containing protein, with product MATVTFDTHAFVKRLKEAGFTDMQAEAMSDAVKTVQVSRLDELVTKRDLAAAKLEIIKWLIAVSGIVIAAVKLMPGH from the coding sequence GTGGCAACTGTGACCTTTGATACACATGCTTTCGTCAAACGACTCAAGGAAGCAGGTTTCACGGATATGCAGGCCGAAGCCATGTCCGATGCGGTCAAGACAGTACAGGTGTCGCGCTTGGACGAGTTGGTCACCAAACGGGATTTGGCTGCTGCGAAACTGGAAATCATCAAATGGTTGATTGCCGTATCCGGGATTGTCATTGCTGCTGTCAAGCTGATGCCGGGTCATTGA
- a CDS encoding 3'(2'),5'-bisphosphate nucleotidase CysQ: MEPISVTDAELSCMVEAARQAGQAAMRYFRLGQTVSKAADVREKSHDNPLTKADLEANRILYDLLLAGRSDWGWLSEETVDDANRLQRERVWVVDPIDGTKEFIAGLPQFAVSIGLVIAGQPAAACVYNPAADELYTARRGTGTRLNGKIVQTSRRDQLSGASCLASRSETQRGEWAPFETEFRLTTMGSIAYKLALVAAGRYDITFTLTPKNEWDYCAGLLLVEEAGGKVTSLQGEPCRFNQVNTRTPSLLASNGPLQIPLLERLRGISLGPDRH, from the coding sequence ATGGAACCCATATCTGTCACAGATGCTGAATTGTCCTGCATGGTTGAGGCGGCCCGCCAGGCTGGGCAGGCGGCCATGCGCTATTTTCGTCTGGGCCAGACGGTGTCCAAGGCCGCCGATGTCCGGGAAAAGAGCCATGACAACCCGTTGACCAAGGCCGATCTGGAAGCCAACCGTATTTTATATGACCTGTTGCTGGCGGGACGATCCGATTGGGGATGGCTCTCCGAGGAGACCGTGGATGATGCCAACCGCCTGCAACGGGAACGGGTCTGGGTGGTGGATCCCATCGATGGCACCAAGGAGTTCATCGCCGGCCTGCCCCAGTTTGCCGTATCGATTGGCTTGGTCATCGCGGGCCAACCGGCGGCGGCCTGTGTCTACAATCCGGCTGCCGATGAACTCTACACGGCACGTCGCGGCACCGGAACGCGCCTGAATGGCAAGATCGTACAGACCAGCCGCCGTGATCAACTGTCGGGTGCCTCTTGTCTGGCCAGTCGTTCCGAAACCCAGCGGGGCGAGTGGGCACCTTTTGAGACCGAATTTCGTTTGACCACCATGGGTTCCATTGCCTACAAACTGGCCCTGGTGGCTGCTGGTCGATATGACATCACCTTTACGCTGACTCCCAAGAACGAGTGGGATTATTGCGCCGGACTCCTGCTGGTCGAAGAGGCCGGAGGCAAGGTCACCAGCCTGCAAGGAGAGCCTTGCCGTTTCAATCAGGTCAACACCCGTACCCCATCCCTGCTGGCCAGCAATGGCCCCTTGCAGATACCCCTGCTGGAGCGTCTGCGCGGAATTTCCCTTGGGCCGGATCGACACTGA
- a CDS encoding cytochrome c3 family protein codes for MPNFRILFLLLVFLVSPLAFGILAKAALPPQGHLLDKSCSECHLAQQVTPENAKMLVARQEKLCLDCHPKALQTSHPSGIFPKSIIPADFPLDWKGEMTCSSCHTPHGREPGLMRSSQRGMKFCQSCHEAKFFDRMPDRGASLVRSGHLNPTQTNRTSVLDAVTLECLSCHEELGDTNKVGLEMSGMGGGIMRHFGSSTNHPIGTVYEKVSKTRNSGYRNVHMLPPEIALPDGKISCVSCHKSYAEKHGVLVMSNEGSNLCLTCHDL; via the coding sequence TTGCCAAATTTTAGAATTCTCTTTCTGCTGCTGGTCTTCCTGGTGTCTCCGTTGGCATTCGGGATTCTGGCCAAGGCGGCATTGCCACCCCAAGGACACCTCCTGGACAAGTCGTGTTCCGAGTGTCATTTGGCGCAACAGGTGACGCCCGAAAATGCCAAAATGCTTGTGGCCAGACAGGAAAAGCTGTGCCTGGATTGTCATCCCAAGGCCTTGCAAACCAGCCATCCTTCAGGAATCTTTCCCAAAAGCATCATTCCGGCTGATTTTCCCCTGGATTGGAAAGGGGAGATGACCTGTTCCTCTTGCCACACTCCCCATGGCCGGGAACCCGGTCTGATGCGCTCCTCGCAACGAGGCATGAAATTTTGCCAGAGCTGCCATGAGGCAAAATTTTTCGACCGCATGCCGGACCGGGGTGCCTCTCTGGTTCGTTCGGGACATCTCAATCCCACACAAACCAATCGTACCTCGGTATTGGATGCCGTGACCCTGGAGTGCCTCTCCTGCCATGAAGAGTTGGGTGACACCAACAAGGTCGGCCTGGAAATGTCCGGAATGGGGGGAGGCATCATGCGTCATTTTGGCAGTTCCACCAACCACCCCATCGGCACAGTCTATGAAAAGGTCAGCAAGACCCGCAACAGTGGGTACCGTAACGTCCATATGCTGCCCCCGGAAATCGCCCTGCCGGATGGAAAAATCTCCTGTGTCTCCTGCCACAAGTCCTATGCGGAAAAGCATGGTGTCCTGGTCATGTCCAATGAAGGATCCAATCTGTGTCTGACCTGCCATGACCTTTGA
- a CDS encoding HEPN domain-containing protein yields the protein MLLTMANKDIRVLEILLSVDHAPEEAFGFHAQQATEKAFKAWLAILGRDPPKTHSLRSLIVMLEQSGIDVDSLWDFAELSPFAVQFRYEFFDDMGVDFNHQEILEKVRRLVERVGAMDGLRPP from the coding sequence ATGTTATTGACCATGGCGAATAAGGATATCCGGGTACTCGAAATCTTATTGTCCGTGGATCATGCCCCGGAGGAGGCATTCGGGTTTCACGCCCAGCAGGCAACGGAAAAGGCTTTCAAGGCATGGCTGGCAATTCTGGGTCGGGATCCCCCAAAAACGCACAGTTTACGTTCCTTGATTGTGATGTTGGAACAAAGCGGTATTGATGTGGATTCTCTGTGGGATTTTGCCGAACTGTCGCCTTTCGCTGTCCAATTCCGATATGAATTTTTCGATGATATGGGTGTAGACTTCAACCATCAGGAAATTCTGGAGAAAGTGCGAAGATTGGTGGAACGGGTAGGGGCGATGGATGGTCTTCGACCACCATGA
- a CDS encoding nucleotidyltransferase domain-containing protein: MAGMTQELLAEATRIIVDVADPEQVILFGSHARGDSRADSDLDLLVVESAPFGPERSRFREMARLERAMGRFPIPTDILVYSREEIGRLRHAAHHLVYKALQEGRILYARP; encoded by the coding sequence ATGGCTGGAATGACACAGGAATTGTTGGCGGAGGCGACACGGATCATCGTTGATGTGGCAGATCCCGAGCAAGTGATTCTTTTTGGCTCCCATGCCCGAGGGGATAGTCGTGCTGATTCCGATCTGGACCTGTTGGTGGTGGAGTCCGCACCTTTTGGACCAGAGCGTAGTCGATTCCGGGAAATGGCACGGCTTGAGCGGGCCATGGGACGGTTTCCCATTCCAACAGACATCCTGGTCTACAGTCGAGAGGAAATCGGCCGGTTGCGTCATGCGGCCCATCATCTGGTTTACAAGGCTCTGCAAGAAGGTCGAATATTGTATGCGCGACCTTGA
- the rsmA gene encoding ribosomal RNA small subunit methyltransferase A: protein MNFCHFEAIRIQKLLRSHGLSPVHSQGQNFLVDLDLARHIVTLSGIGPSDRVVEIGPGLGSLTRPLLEKTGRLWCVERDSRLVPLLRQTAEGLGELHIITGDALHQDYQALADRLGGPLRVVANLPYQISSPLLLHFLEQRRAFQTLTLMFQKEVAHRLAASPGNKEYGTLSVYCQLWSRVEVVLEVPPTAFHPVPKVNSAVVHMTLQEQPTVLVSDPAALTRVVRAAFGQRRKTLTNALKGLSTDVPAWLLRANIDGQRRGETLTLDEFARLVATGD from the coding sequence ATGAATTTTTGTCACTTTGAAGCGATCCGCATTCAGAAACTGTTGCGATCTCATGGCCTGAGCCCTGTTCATAGCCAGGGACAGAATTTTTTGGTGGATCTCGATCTGGCCCGGCACATCGTGACCCTGTCCGGAATCGGTCCCTCGGATCGCGTGGTGGAGATCGGGCCTGGCTTGGGCAGTCTGACCCGTCCCCTGCTCGAAAAAACCGGTCGTCTCTGGTGCGTTGAACGCGACTCCCGCCTGGTGCCGTTGCTGCGACAGACCGCCGAGGGTTTGGGAGAGCTGCACATCATCACCGGCGATGCCCTGCATCAGGATTACCAGGCCTTGGCGGATCGTCTGGGGGGGCCACTCCGGGTGGTGGCCAACCTCCCTTATCAAATCAGTTCGCCCCTGTTGCTGCATTTTTTGGAGCAACGGCGGGCTTTCCAGACCTTGACCCTGATGTTTCAAAAGGAGGTCGCACACCGTCTGGCCGCCTCTCCAGGCAACAAGGAGTATGGAACCCTGTCCGTATATTGCCAATTATGGTCCCGGGTGGAAGTGGTCCTGGAAGTCCCGCCGACCGCGTTTCATCCGGTTCCCAAGGTCAATTCAGCCGTTGTCCATATGACCTTGCAGGAGCAGCCCACCGTTTTGGTGTCCGATCCGGCAGCTTTGACACGGGTGGTCCGGGCCGCTTTTGGCCAACGCCGCAAAACCCTGACCAATGCCCTGAAAGGGTTGTCCACCGATGTCCCTGCCTGGCTTTTACGCGCCAATATCGATGGCCAGCGTCGGGGGGAAACTTTGACCCTGGACGAGTTTGCCCGCCTGGTTGCCACAGGAGATTGA
- the pdxA gene encoding 4-hydroxythreonine-4-phosphate dehydrogenase PdxA, giving the protein MPDLLAITMGDPAGIGPEILLKAFAARVKLQQRGPRWLFVGDPEVLIWTARRLELPCPGQPVASPEETENLPVYLPGLLSTGVAVSLAELQFGIPNPRHAAAVVSSIETACRLALAGRVNGVVTPPIHKGVLHAAGYAIPGHTELFARCTGAERAVMMLVGRGLRVVLATIHQSLLSVSAALSMPNLTRIIETTLLALQQDFGISRPRLVVTGLNPHAGENGAFGTEEQTVITPVCAALARHYPVGTIRGPLPADTLFHPQARRTYDAVVCMYHDQALIPLKMLAFGQAVNITLGLPIVRTSVDHGTAFDIAGQGVAHPGSLEAALTMAARIVCKRRQYLQMNCS; this is encoded by the coding sequence ATGCCTGATCTGCTGGCCATCACCATGGGCGATCCGGCGGGAATTGGACCGGAAATTCTGCTCAAGGCCTTTGCCGCCCGGGTCAAATTGCAGCAACGTGGACCCCGTTGGCTGTTTGTGGGAGACCCTGAGGTGCTGATCTGGACAGCACGTCGTTTGGAACTCCCCTGCCCGGGGCAACCGGTTGCCTCACCTGAAGAGACCGAAAACCTTCCCGTTTATCTCCCCGGTTTGCTCAGTACGGGCGTTGCTGTCAGCCTTGCGGAGTTGCAGTTTGGGATTCCGAATCCGCGCCATGCGGCAGCCGTGGTGAGCAGTATCGAAACGGCCTGTCGTCTGGCTCTGGCGGGTCGGGTCAACGGGGTGGTGACCCCTCCCATCCACAAGGGGGTTTTGCATGCGGCAGGCTATGCCATTCCGGGTCATACGGAACTGTTTGCCCGTTGTACCGGCGCGGAACGGGCCGTCATGATGCTGGTCGGTCGGGGTTTGCGCGTGGTCCTGGCGACCATTCACCAATCCCTGCTGTCGGTATCTGCCGCGCTCTCCATGCCGAATTTGACCCGGATCATCGAAACCACCCTGTTGGCCTTGCAGCAGGATTTTGGCATTTCCAGGCCGCGCCTGGTGGTGACCGGCCTGAATCCCCATGCAGGGGAAAATGGGGCATTTGGTACGGAGGAGCAGACGGTCATCACCCCGGTTTGCGCCGCCCTGGCCAGGCATTATCCCGTCGGAACCATACGTGGTCCCCTGCCCGCCGATACCCTGTTTCATCCGCAGGCACGTCGCACCTACGATGCCGTGGTGTGCATGTATCACGATCAGGCCCTGATTCCTTTGAAAATGCTGGCATTCGGCCAGGCCGTCAACATCACCCTGGGCTTGCCCATTGTCCGGACCAGCGTGGATCATGGCACGGCATTCGACATCGCCGGGCAGGGAGTTGCCCATCCCGGTTCGTTGGAGGCGGCCCTGACAATGGCGGCCCGGATTGTGTGCAAACGTCGCCAATATCTTCAGATGAATTGTTCATGA
- a CDS encoding peptidylprolyl isomerase, which translates to MLFILTLLVMAGISPWVMAAQLDRIVAVVEGDIITMSEVNAVADPVIRRLSRNGELRDESQVRRRVVEELILRKLRERKAHALNIEITDKDIEQGMAQVAKNNKLPLDRFLKSLRDQGIELASFRDSIQQELLQSRLIAQVIRPLVAVTEDEIKDLHRTLRAADGPEQIHLGHILLATHEKMTSEQIDKLHKQGEDIVRRLRAGESLSTLAGQYSDDPTGLKGGDMGWFKRGEMVPELEKAVFSLAPGAVAGPLQTAQGLHVFQVIERKSAPGDAMGSDANRAELENRLRETKIQDLYRQWQRDLRLRAFVEIR; encoded by the coding sequence ATGTTATTTATCCTGACTCTGCTTGTTATGGCAGGGATTTCACCATGGGTGATGGCCGCGCAACTGGACCGCATCGTTGCCGTGGTGGAAGGGGACATCATCACCATGAGCGAAGTCAATGCGGTAGCCGATCCGGTCATCCGACGCCTTTCCCGCAACGGGGAACTGCGGGATGAATCCCAGGTGCGCCGGCGGGTGGTGGAAGAACTGATTCTCCGCAAGCTGCGCGAACGCAAGGCACATGCCCTCAATATTGAAATCACCGACAAGGATATCGAGCAGGGCATGGCGCAAGTGGCGAAAAACAATAAACTTCCTTTGGATCGCTTCCTGAAGTCTTTGCGTGACCAGGGCATTGAACTCGCTTCTTTCCGGGACAGCATTCAACAGGAATTGCTGCAATCCCGCCTGATCGCACAGGTCATCCGGCCTCTGGTTGCGGTCACAGAGGATGAAATCAAGGATTTGCACCGGACCTTGCGTGCTGCGGATGGGCCGGAACAAATTCATCTCGGTCATATTCTTCTGGCCACCCATGAAAAAATGACCTCAGAACAAATCGATAAACTCCATAAGCAGGGGGAGGATATTGTCCGGAGGCTGCGGGCCGGCGAGTCTCTCTCCACCCTGGCTGGTCAATATTCCGATGATCCGACCGGCCTGAAAGGGGGGGATATGGGGTGGTTCAAACGGGGTGAAATGGTTCCGGAGCTGGAAAAAGCGGTGTTTTCACTGGCACCCGGAGCTGTGGCCGGTCCCTTGCAGACAGCGCAAGGTTTGCACGTTTTCCAGGTGATTGAACGCAAAAGTGCCCCCGGAGATGCCATGGGCTCCGATGCCAATCGGGCCGAGTTGGAAAACCGGTTGCGAGAGACCAAAATCCAGGACCTCTACCGGCAATGGCAACGGGATTTGCGCCTGCGTGCCTTTGTTGAAATCCGCTGA
- a CDS encoding LPS-assembly protein LptD, whose amino-acid sequence MATRDTMISRWDDTLMHALRCLYRTGLKRCSPKKQWLGILWLSLLLAAWPVARPGWGEESPPLEVEADQLEQDQASSRVLATGHVRLKQTDKFLLEANQLSYNPQTRKMRADGQVHLQRSGDQFFGSHLQFEQNTARGLLEKAVIDMKGPGGHATAEKVVLHDKDNLILYDASYTNCDCDKPPWYLKSDQIEVNRPDNEATARNVTLFLHDLPVAYTPWWSQPVQNIRQNGFLTPSLRVSSANGLELDVPYYLNLAPERDATLTLHPTSNRGVLGKVQYRYMGVGYHGEIETHDIYDTKREEFRGLTVFDHFHQWDDWRFKARLEQTQSRDFINDFEQKLVENTNRHLDSNVQLDRLWSRERAFTGVETGVRWFQDLQAPNDRQTVQQLPYARLVDERPLPQWGSGWRMGSVVRFDNFYQLTGDLTNRVDLAPTLNHVRSLSIGQLHTRLGVRETLYQVSDNPIQAGGRADGSAHREASLVNVRLNSHLQRTYSRQEWPTLLLATLKHTVEPSVQYTVNAVQGQSDVPNYDSRASISNNDPVLREFSTSNLFATNLYPGIDRISSGHWLTYGVTNRFLGRQTEKAQVREVANLTVGQRYAPAGERDYQKGHSFSDVVSSLNVFLSDQWSVTTATRFDPYAATFMATDAAVSYTTPHKDKYDVGFNLNRQETSETIKDATLGARIGLTDGWRWSQKVNYSLEQRDVKNWRSGLTYEHDCWSLELIAGRRLSSSTVDHGGGFAGFLINFKGLGGYGVN is encoded by the coding sequence GTGGCGACTCGTGACACCATGATCTCAAGATGGGATGACACCTTGATGCATGCCTTGCGATGCCTGTATCGTACAGGTCTGAAGCGCTGTAGCCCGAAAAAACAATGGCTTGGAATCTTGTGGTTGAGTCTTCTACTGGCCGCATGGCCCGTGGCGCGTCCTGGATGGGGAGAGGAGTCCCCGCCCCTGGAGGTCGAGGCCGATCAGTTGGAACAGGATCAGGCCAGCAGTCGGGTGCTGGCCACGGGGCATGTCCGACTCAAACAGACAGATAAATTTTTACTGGAAGCGAATCAACTTTCCTACAATCCGCAAACCCGAAAAATGCGTGCCGATGGTCAGGTGCATCTGCAACGCAGTGGGGATCAATTTTTCGGATCACATTTGCAATTCGAACAGAATACGGCCCGTGGTCTGCTGGAAAAAGCAGTGATCGATATGAAAGGACCCGGTGGACATGCCACGGCTGAAAAAGTGGTCTTGCATGACAAGGACAATCTGATCCTGTACGATGCCAGTTACACCAACTGCGACTGCGACAAACCGCCCTGGTACCTGAAATCCGATCAGATCGAGGTCAACCGCCCGGATAACGAGGCCACCGCACGCAACGTGACGCTCTTTTTGCACGATCTGCCCGTGGCCTATACGCCCTGGTGGAGTCAGCCGGTACAGAATATTCGCCAGAACGGCTTTTTGACTCCTTCCCTGCGGGTCAGCTCTGCCAATGGTCTGGAACTGGATGTTCCCTATTATTTGAACCTGGCTCCCGAACGGGATGCCACCCTGACCCTGCATCCGACGAGCAACCGGGGTGTGCTGGGCAAGGTGCAATATCGGTACATGGGCGTCGGCTATCACGGCGAGATTGAAACCCATGACATCTATGACACCAAGCGGGAAGAGTTTCGTGGCCTGACGGTTTTCGACCATTTTCATCAATGGGACGACTGGCGTTTCAAGGCACGTCTGGAACAGACCCAATCCCGTGATTTCATCAACGATTTTGAGCAAAAACTGGTGGAAAATACCAACCGCCATCTGGACTCCAATGTGCAACTCGACCGGCTTTGGTCCCGTGAGCGGGCCTTTACCGGCGTGGAGACCGGGGTACGCTGGTTTCAGGACTTGCAGGCACCCAATGACCGCCAAACCGTGCAACAGTTGCCTTATGCCCGCCTGGTGGATGAGCGTCCCTTGCCGCAATGGGGGTCGGGATGGCGGATGGGAAGTGTGGTCCGGTTTGATAATTTTTATCAATTGACCGGCGATTTGACCAATCGCGTGGATCTGGCACCCACCCTGAATCATGTCCGATCCCTGTCGATTGGACAGTTGCATACCCGGCTGGGCGTGCGGGAAACTCTCTATCAGGTCAGTGACAATCCCATTCAGGCGGGAGGGCGGGCCGACGGTTCCGCACATCGGGAAGCCTCCCTGGTCAATGTGCGTCTGAACAGCCATCTGCAACGCACCTACTCCCGGCAAGAGTGGCCGACACTCCTCCTGGCCACCTTGAAGCACACTGTCGAACCGAGCGTGCAATATACCGTCAATGCTGTCCAGGGGCAGAGCGACGTCCCGAATTATGATTCCCGCGCCAGTATTTCAAATAACGATCCGGTCTTGCGGGAATTTTCCACGTCCAACCTCTTTGCCACCAATCTCTATCCGGGAATTGACCGGATCAGCAGTGGTCACTGGTTGACCTATGGCGTGACCAATCGTTTTCTGGGTCGGCAGACGGAAAAAGCCCAGGTGCGTGAGGTGGCCAATCTGACGGTCGGTCAACGCTATGCCCCTGCCGGAGAGCGGGATTACCAGAAAGGGCACTCTTTTTCCGATGTTGTCTCCTCACTCAACGTGTTTCTATCGGATCAATGGTCCGTGACGACTGCCACGCGCTTCGATCCCTATGCAGCAACCTTCATGGCCACGGATGCTGCCGTTTCCTATACCACGCCGCACAAGGACAAGTATGATGTCGGATTCAACCTGAACCGTCAGGAGACCAGCGAAACAATCAAGGATGCCACCCTGGGAGCGCGTATCGGATTGACCGACGGATGGCGGTGGTCGCAAAAGGTCAATTATTCCCTGGAGCAACGCGATGTCAAAAACTGGCGATCCGGCCTGACTTACGAACATGATTGCTGGTCCCTGGAGCTGATCGCCGGGCGCAGGCTGTCGTCAAGCACGGTCGATCATGGGGGTGGGTTTGCTGGTTTCCTGATCAACTTCAAAGGGCTTGGTGGTTATGGCGTCAATTGA
- the recQ gene encoding DNA helicase RecQ: MSSAPDPALAVLQHYFGYEHFRGFQREVIAHVTAGGDAVVLMPTGGGKSLCFQIPSLLRPGVGVVISPLIALMQDQVGALRQNGIRAAFINSSLSSQEVWQVVNRARSRELDLLYMAPERLLLDSTLDLLASLPIALFAIDEAHCVSQWGHDFRPNYLGLTVLAERFPGIPRLALTATADAPTRAEIIQRLRLEGARQFIAGFDRPNIRYQIQPKNNPRQQLQHFLASEHPRDAGIVYCLSRAKVEDTADWLADKGWKALPYHAGLETGIRRRHQERFLFEDGIIIVATIAFGMGIDKPDVRFVAHLDLPKSLEAYYQETGRAGRDGLPANAFLTYGLEDVAMLRQFIDNSQAEEHIKRLEMRKLDSLLGFCETTLCRRRVLLSYFGDNPPPTCGNCDTCLHPVATWDGLVAAQKALSCIYRTGQKFGAVHLIDVLTGKLTDRVEKFAHQKISTFGIGKELTPEQWRSVFRQLVAGGYVAVDVVGHGGLRLCESSRPLLRGEQPILFRKDTVLCKPPRQERKKKVPPDRKNSPAPIPPDTSSELWEALRAMRLQLAKEQGVPPFTIFHDSTLRAIAAVRPASLDELSEIHGIGSRKLKNYGEQVLRVLAAYS; encoded by the coding sequence ATGTCCTCCGCACCCGACCCGGCCCTGGCCGTGTTGCAGCACTATTTTGGCTATGAACATTTTCGGGGCTTTCAACGCGAGGTCATTGCCCATGTCACGGCAGGGGGCGACGCCGTGGTCCTCATGCCCACGGGCGGAGGCAAGTCGCTTTGCTTTCAGATTCCCTCCTTGCTGCGACCTGGTGTCGGGGTGGTGATTTCGCCCCTCATTGCCCTGATGCAGGATCAGGTGGGTGCGTTACGGCAGAATGGTATCCGGGCGGCCTTCATCAACTCCTCTTTGAGCAGTCAGGAGGTTTGGCAGGTGGTCAATCGGGCCAGGTCCCGGGAACTCGACCTGCTCTACATGGCCCCGGAGCGTTTGTTGCTTGATTCCACGCTGGATCTGCTCGCCAGCCTGCCCATCGCCCTGTTTGCCATCGATGAAGCCCATTGCGTCTCCCAGTGGGGGCATGATTTTCGTCCCAACTATCTGGGTTTGACCGTATTGGCCGAACGTTTTCCCGGCATACCCCGCCTGGCCCTGACCGCCACGGCGGATGCCCCGACCCGGGCTGAAATCATCCAACGTTTGCGTCTGGAAGGGGCGCGGCAGTTTATCGCCGGATTCGACCGTCCCAACATTCGCTATCAGATTCAGCCCAAAAACAATCCCCGTCAACAGTTGCAGCATTTTCTCGCCAGTGAACACCCTCGTGATGCAGGCATCGTCTACTGTCTGTCACGCGCCAAGGTCGAGGATACGGCCGACTGGTTGGCCGACAAGGGTTGGAAGGCCTTGCCCTACCATGCCGGCCTGGAGACCGGGATTCGACGCCGTCATCAGGAGCGGTTTTTGTTCGAAGATGGCATCATCATCGTGGCCACCATTGCCTTTGGCATGGGAATTGACAAACCCGATGTCCGTTTTGTCGCGCACCTCGACCTCCCCAAAAGCCTGGAAGCCTATTATCAGGAAACAGGTCGGGCCGGTCGGGATGGATTGCCCGCCAATGCCTTTCTCACCTATGGTCTGGAAGATGTGGCGATGCTGCGGCAATTTATCGACAACTCCCAGGCCGAGGAACACATCAAACGCCTCGAAATGCGCAAGCTGGATTCCCTGCTTGGCTTTTGTGAGACCACGCTGTGTCGGCGTCGGGTCCTGCTCAGCTATTTTGGCGACAATCCCCCGCCCACCTGTGGCAATTGTGATACCTGTCTGCATCCGGTTGCCACCTGGGATGGCTTGGTGGCGGCCCAAAAAGCCCTCTCCTGCATCTATCGCACCGGCCAAAAATTTGGTGCCGTCCACCTGATCGATGTCCTGACCGGCAAGCTGACCGACCGGGTGGAAAAATTTGCGCATCAAAAAATCAGCACCTTCGGTATTGGCAAGGAACTGACCCCTGAGCAGTGGCGGTCGGTATTCCGGCAGCTTGTGGCCGGAGGCTATGTGGCAGTGGATGTGGTGGGACATGGCGGTTTGCGTCTCTGCGAATCCAGCCGTCCCCTGTTGCGGGGCGAGCAACCCATTCTTTTCCGAAAAGATACCGTTCTATGCAAACCGCCGCGCCAGGAGCGCAAAAAAAAGGTTCCTCCGGATCGCAAGAATTCACCCGCGCCAATCCCTCCCGACACATCTTCGGAACTGTGGGAGGCTTTGCGAGCCATGCGCCTGCAACTGGCCAAGGAACAAGGGGTTCCCCCCTTTACCATTTTTCATGACAGCACATTGCGCGCAATTGCCGCCGTCAGACCAGCATCCCTGGATGAACTCTCCGAAATCCATGGTATCGGTTCCAGAAAGCTCAAAAATTATGGCGAGCAGGTGTTGCGGGTGCTGGCTGCATATTCTTGA